Proteins from a genomic interval of Chloroflexota bacterium:
- the coaE gene encoding dephospho-CoA kinase (Dephospho-CoA kinase (CoaE) performs the final step in coenzyme A biosynthesis.) yields MTVSRRGGSHPSAPRAVRIGLSGPIGCGKSTIGRWLGDLGAVVIDADAVARAVSGPGTPIERAILERFGGAVESADGGVDRSALARVVFAEPAALRDLEAIVRPAVRPRIAAALDAADAAGAPAVVVEAIGLLDSGLAADCDEVWLIECDEASQRARLSGRGTPAPDAERRIRSQRGLVERLVPVATRRIDTSGETAAVRATVEAAFVEALAAPGR; encoded by the coding sequence GTGACCGTCTCGCGCCGTGGCGGATCGCATCCGTCGGCGCCGCGTGCCGTGCGCATCGGCCTGAGCGGACCGATCGGGTGCGGCAAGTCGACGATCGGACGCTGGCTCGGCGACCTCGGTGCGGTCGTCATCGACGCGGATGCCGTCGCTCGTGCCGTGTCGGGGCCGGGCACGCCGATCGAGCGAGCGATCCTCGAACGCTTCGGCGGCGCGGTCGAATCTGCCGACGGCGGGGTGGATCGGTCCGCCCTCGCCCGCGTCGTCTTCGCCGAACCGGCGGCCCTTCGCGATCTGGAGGCGATCGTCCGGCCGGCCGTCCGCCCGCGGATCGCCGCCGCACTCGACGCCGCGGACGCCGCGGGCGCGCCGGCGGTCGTCGTCGAGGCGATCGGTCTCCTTGACAGCGGACTTGCGGCCGACTGTGACGAGGTCTGGCTCATCGAGTGCGACGAGGCCAGCCAGCGGGCGCGGCTCTCGGGTCGCGGCACCCCGGCGCCGGATGCGGAACGGCGGATCCGGTCACAGCGCGGGCTCGTCGAGCGCCTCGTGCCGGTCGCGACGCGGCGGATCGACACGTCGGGGGAGACGGCGGCCGTCCGTGCGACGGTCGAGGCGGCGTTCGTGGAGGCGCTGGCGGCGCCGGGGCGCTGA
- the uvrA gene encoding excinuclease ABC subunit UvrA, protein MPQDQIVVHGAREHNLKDVTVAFPRDRLVVITGLSGSGKSSLAFDTIYAEGQRRYVESLSAYARQFLGQMEKPDVDQIDGLSPAISIDQKGSSRNPRSTVGTVTEIYDHLRLLFARIGHPFCPNGHEIERQTVQQIVDQVLALPDGTRLLVLGPLVKDRKTEGDRVFESARRQGFVRVRVDGELMDLTEVKPLDRYKRHSIEVVVDRYVVRHVSPDPSKDGAEGSPTDPDAARLADSIETALRLGEGVVVVAPVPRDGEEPPFTERRYSERFTCPYDGYTMEELEPRSFSFNSPHGACPACTGLGTRLEVDPGRLIPDRDRSLRDGALAPWARLPMEESWRSRIIEAICRAHGWDYEVPVRDLPPEALEYLLHAPRDERVVIGYRHERGENTYTATFEGLVNHLERRYRETESEYIKTELEKFMVSRPCPTCDGKKLQPGALAVRIGGRNISDVAALSVLDALAWVAVLPDRISDRERTIARLVLKEITARLGFLVDVGLDYLTVDRTSVTLSGGEAQRIRLATQIGTTLMGVLYILDEPSIGLHQRDNAKLIATLTRLRDLGNTVLVVEHDEETIRTADWILDIGPGAGEHGGEIVANGPLESLLGEPRSITGAYLRGDRSVPIPTRRRTGNGHVLAVRGAREHNLRGVDAEFPLGCFVAVTGVSGSGKSTLVTDVLYRALARDLNGARDEPGAHDRVEGMEHIDKIIEIDQSPIGRTPRSNPATYTGLFAPIRELFAGVPESRVRGYGPGRFSFNVKGGRCENCKGDGILKIEMQFLPDVYVPCEVCGGRRYNREALEIHYKGRSIADVLEMTIAEALDVFAAVPAVASRLRTLDDVGLGYVHLGQPATTLSGGEAQRVKLATELSRRATGRTLYVLDEPTTGLHFADVEKLLEVLHRLVDGGNTVIVIEHNLDVIKTADRIIDLGPEGGLRGGRIIATGTPEEIAATEGSATGEYLARVLRGEPLVPLSDVTFAGSSRRAGAIVAVAAAAR, encoded by the coding sequence GTGCCCCAGGATCAGATCGTCGTGCACGGCGCACGCGAACACAACCTCAAGGACGTCACGGTCGCCTTCCCGCGCGATCGGCTCGTCGTCATCACCGGCCTCTCCGGCAGCGGCAAGTCGAGCCTCGCGTTCGACACGATCTACGCCGAGGGTCAGCGCCGGTACGTCGAGAGTCTCAGCGCGTATGCGCGGCAGTTCCTCGGTCAGATGGAGAAGCCGGACGTCGACCAGATCGACGGGCTCTCGCCGGCGATCTCGATCGACCAGAAGGGCTCCAGCCGGAACCCGCGCTCGACCGTCGGCACGGTCACGGAGATCTACGATCACCTCCGGCTCCTGTTCGCGCGGATCGGGCATCCGTTCTGTCCGAACGGCCACGAGATCGAGCGTCAGACGGTCCAGCAGATCGTCGATCAGGTGCTCGCCCTGCCGGACGGCACGCGACTCCTCGTCCTCGGACCGCTCGTCAAGGATCGGAAGACGGAGGGCGACCGCGTCTTCGAGAGCGCCCGCCGGCAGGGCTTCGTCCGGGTGCGGGTGGACGGCGAGCTCATGGACCTGACGGAGGTGAAGCCGCTCGACCGGTACAAGCGTCACTCGATCGAGGTCGTGGTCGACCGCTACGTCGTCCGCCACGTCTCGCCCGACCCGTCGAAGGATGGCGCGGAAGGATCGCCGACGGATCCGGATGCAGCCCGACTGGCGGACAGCATCGAGACGGCGCTCCGTCTCGGTGAAGGCGTCGTCGTCGTCGCCCCCGTGCCACGGGACGGCGAGGAGCCGCCGTTCACGGAGCGCCGTTACTCGGAGCGGTTCACCTGCCCCTACGACGGCTACACGATGGAGGAGCTCGAGCCGCGGAGCTTCAGCTTCAACTCGCCGCATGGTGCATGTCCGGCCTGCACCGGGCTTGGAACGCGGCTCGAGGTGGACCCGGGTCGCCTCATCCCGGATCGGGACCGCAGCCTCCGCGACGGCGCGCTTGCGCCCTGGGCCCGCCTCCCGATGGAAGAGTCGTGGCGATCGCGGATCATCGAGGCGATCTGCCGTGCCCACGGCTGGGACTACGAGGTGCCGGTCCGCGACCTTCCGCCGGAGGCGCTCGAGTATCTCCTCCACGCCCCGCGCGACGAGCGGGTCGTCATCGGCTATCGCCACGAGCGGGGCGAGAACACCTACACGGCGACCTTCGAGGGTCTCGTCAACCATCTCGAGCGCCGCTACCGGGAGACGGAGTCCGAGTACATCAAGACCGAGCTCGAGAAGTTCATGGTGAGCCGGCCGTGTCCGACCTGCGATGGGAAGAAGCTCCAGCCGGGGGCCCTGGCGGTCCGCATCGGCGGCCGGAACATCAGCGATGTGGCGGCGCTGTCGGTGCTCGACGCCCTCGCCTGGGTCGCCGTGCTGCCGGATCGCATCTCCGACCGCGAGCGGACGATCGCCCGGCTCGTCCTCAAGGAGATCACCGCCCGCCTCGGCTTCCTCGTCGACGTCGGCCTCGACTACCTGACCGTGGACCGGACGAGCGTCACGCTGTCCGGTGGCGAGGCGCAGCGGATCCGCCTGGCGACGCAGATCGGGACGACGCTCATGGGCGTCCTCTACATCCTCGACGAACCGTCCATCGGCCTCCACCAGCGGGACAACGCCAAGCTCATCGCGACCCTGACCCGGCTGCGCGACCTCGGCAACACTGTCCTGGTCGTCGAGCACGACGAGGAGACGATCCGGACCGCCGACTGGATCCTCGACATCGGACCCGGTGCCGGGGAGCACGGTGGCGAGATCGTCGCGAACGGCCCGCTCGAATCGCTGCTCGGGGAGCCTCGCTCGATCACCGGCGCCTACCTTCGCGGCGACCGCTCCGTCCCGATCCCGACCCGGCGACGGACGGGGAACGGGCACGTCCTCGCCGTCCGCGGCGCGCGCGAACACAATCTCCGTGGCGTCGACGCGGAGTTCCCGCTCGGCTGCTTCGTGGCCGTCACTGGCGTCTCCGGCTCGGGCAAGAGCACGCTCGTCACGGACGTCCTCTACCGTGCCCTCGCCCGGGACCTCAACGGCGCTCGCGATGAGCCGGGCGCCCATGACCGGGTCGAGGGGATGGAGCACATCGACAAGATCATCGAGATCGACCAGAGCCCGATCGGCCGGACGCCGCGGAGCAATCCCGCGACGTACACCGGGCTCTTCGCGCCCATCCGCGAACTGTTCGCCGGTGTCCCGGAATCGCGGGTCCGCGGCTATGGCCCGGGACGGTTCAGCTTCAACGTCAAGGGCGGTCGCTGCGAGAACTGCAAGGGTGACGGGATCCTCAAGATCGAGATGCAGTTCCTGCCGGACGTCTATGTCCCGTGCGAGGTGTGCGGCGGGCGCCGCTACAACCGCGAGGCGCTCGAGATCCACTACAAGGGCCGCTCGATCGCGGACGTGCTCGAGATGACGATCGCCGAGGCGCTCGACGTCTTCGCCGCTGTCCCGGCGGTCGCGTCCCGGCTCAGGACGCTCGATGACGTGGGCCTCGGGTACGTCCACCTGGGCCAGCCGGCGACCACGCTGTCCGGCGGCGAGGCGCAGCGGGTGAAGCTCGCCACCGAGCTGTCACGACGGGCGACCGGGCGAACCCTCTACGTCCTCGACGAGCCGACGACCGGCCTCCACTTCGCCGACGTCGAGAAGCTGCTCGAGGTCCTCCATCGGCTGGTGGACGGCGGCAACACCGTGATCGTCATCGAGCACAATCTCGACGTCATCAAGACCGCCGACCGGATCATCGATCTCGGCCCGGAGGGTGGCCTCCGCGGCGGCCGGATCATCGCCACCGGAACGCCCGAGGAGATCGCCGCGACGGAGGGCTCGGCGACCGGCGAATATCTCGCCCGCGTCCTGCGCGGTGAGCCACTCGTGCCCCTCTCCGATGTGACGTTCGCCGGCTCGTCGCGGCGCGCCGGAGCGATCGTAGCCGTCGCCGCGGCCGCGCGCTGA
- a CDS encoding FAD-dependent oxidoreductase, with the protein MPRRWPIRHSPKINRSEETMGYRIDIDHGNCINCGICMDVCPVEALDMTRPERTGVEGLAPIPWLMEHPVQVGECVGCHVCVDECPVHVITLATAAGPTSLAPRQGPIERPAARAAGDAWIPLSAVTREVLKPDHPTPWGGAFTTRSHDPAVDDRAPCQVACPAGTDAGRYVGMIAAGRYDDAYAVSAEVNPFPSVCGWICTAPCEAACRRGTLDEAIAIRTLKRFAVEHGQLPTAAPPAMRRSTPVAIVGGGPAGMSAAYYLARLGYPVTVFEAMPVPGGMMAIGIPEYRLPREVLRAEIDRILSLGVELRLDQAMGRDLSLASLESDGYRAVFLATGASKSRRLDVPGDDLAGVIPATRFLRDVNLGAGPRLAGPVVVVGGGSTAMDAARSAQRSGAETVTVLYRRGRAEMPAQPEEVEAAEREGIEIVEAIAVTKVLGTDGRAIAVRGLRQRATERLERGRVVFEPIPGGEIEFPVSTILVAVGEEPDPSILPEGAGIGISDWAGIVADPGTFATGRPGVFAGGDVVSGPKTIIDAVAAGRHAAASIHGYLSGAADPEAEILRVVRHATARERRLELDLGVRPRARAPLPAVAVDTFRANQLGFDEATARHEAARCFRCDVIAGCPTVTVIAGRGPRPDMAVTMGQGGASIGAPVTGGAR; encoded by the coding sequence ATGCCCCGCCGATGGCCCATCCGCCACAGTCCGAAGATCAACCGGTCGGAGGAGACGATGGGCTACCGGATCGACATTGACCACGGGAACTGCATCAACTGCGGCATCTGCATGGACGTGTGTCCCGTGGAAGCCCTTGACATGACCCGACCGGAGCGGACCGGCGTCGAAGGCCTGGCTCCGATCCCGTGGCTCATGGAGCACCCGGTCCAGGTCGGCGAGTGCGTCGGTTGTCACGTCTGCGTCGACGAGTGTCCGGTCCACGTCATCACGCTCGCGACGGCTGCAGGCCCCACGTCACTCGCGCCGCGGCAGGGTCCCATCGAGCGCCCGGCGGCACGGGCGGCGGGGGACGCCTGGATCCCGCTCTCGGCGGTGACCCGCGAGGTGCTCAAGCCCGACCATCCGACCCCCTGGGGTGGCGCGTTCACCACCCGCTCGCACGATCCGGCGGTGGACGATCGAGCGCCCTGCCAGGTCGCCTGCCCGGCGGGAACGGACGCCGGCCGCTACGTCGGCATGATCGCCGCGGGCCGCTACGACGACGCATACGCGGTGAGCGCCGAGGTGAACCCATTCCCGTCCGTCTGCGGCTGGATCTGCACGGCGCCGTGCGAGGCCGCCTGCCGCCGCGGCACCCTCGACGAGGCGATCGCCATCCGGACCCTCAAGCGGTTCGCCGTCGAGCACGGCCAGCTGCCCACCGCGGCCCCGCCGGCCATGCGCCGGTCCACCCCGGTCGCGATCGTGGGTGGCGGACCGGCCGGCATGTCGGCGGCGTACTACCTCGCCCGCCTCGGCTACCCGGTGACCGTCTTCGAGGCGATGCCCGTGCCGGGAGGCATGATGGCGATCGGCATCCCCGAGTACCGGTTGCCGCGGGAGGTCCTGCGGGCGGAGATCGACCGGATCCTCAGCCTCGGCGTCGAGCTCCGGCTCGACCAGGCCATGGGGCGGGATCTATCCCTGGCGAGCCTCGAGTCGGACGGTTATCGCGCGGTCTTCCTCGCGACCGGAGCCTCGAAGAGCCGTCGTCTCGATGTCCCGGGCGACGATCTCGCCGGGGTCATCCCGGCGACCCGCTTCCTCCGCGACGTCAACCTTGGCGCCGGACCGCGGCTCGCGGGACCGGTCGTCGTCGTCGGCGGCGGGAGCACCGCGATGGACGCGGCACGGTCGGCGCAGCGGAGCGGCGCGGAGACCGTCACCGTCCTCTACCGGCGCGGTCGGGCGGAGATGCCGGCCCAGCCCGAGGAGGTCGAGGCGGCCGAGCGCGAGGGGATCGAGATCGTCGAGGCGATCGCCGTGACGAAGGTCCTCGGGACGGACGGTCGGGCGATCGCGGTCCGCGGCCTCCGTCAGCGGGCGACCGAGCGCCTGGAACGCGGTCGGGTCGTCTTCGAACCGATCCCCGGCGGCGAGATCGAGTTCCCGGTGTCGACCATCCTCGTCGCGGTCGGCGAAGAGCCCGACCCGTCGATCCTCCCGGAGGGCGCGGGGATCGGGATCAGCGACTGGGCGGGGATCGTCGCGGACCCGGGGACGTTCGCGACGGGCCGCCCGGGCGTCTTCGCCGGCGGCGACGTCGTCTCCGGCCCGAAGACGATCATCGACGCGGTCGCCGCCGGACGGCACGCCGCCGCATCGATCCACGGTTACCTCTCCGGAGCCGCGGATCCAGAGGCGGAGATCCTGCGCGTCGTCCGTCACGCGACGGCCCGCGAGCGGCGGCTCGAGCTCGACCTCGGCGTCCGGCCGCGGGCACGTGCACCGCTGCCGGCCGTCGCCGTGGACACCTTCCGGGCGAACCAGCTCGGCTTCGACGAGGCGACCGCTCGCCACGAGGCGGCGCGGTGCTTCCGGTGTGACGTGATCGCGGGTTGTCCGACGGTCACGGTGATCGCCGGCCGCGGTCCCCGGCCGGACATGGCAGTGACGATGGGACAGGGAGGTGCGTCGATCGGCGCGCCCGTGACAGGAGGTGCTCGGTGA
- the uvrB gene encoding excinuclease ABC subunit UvrB — protein MPDFQLVADFVPTGDQPAAIERLVDGLGRGLRHQTLLGATGTGKTFTVAQAIARHKRPTLVLAHNKTLAAQLYAEFREFFPNNAVEYFVSYFDYYQPEAYLPRSDTYIEKDSSRNDEIDKLRHAATHALFERRDVIIVASVSCIYGLGAPVDYGATVLRLRVGGQYRRDAVLRHLVDLQYQRNDATIQRARFRVRGDTLELQPASEDRLVRVEFFGDEVERISELDPLTGELLAERKEINVYPATHFVTPADKLGEALVDIEAEMETRVGEMEAAGRILEGARLRQRTTFDLEMMRELGYCSGVENYSRHLSRRSAGSRPWTLLDYFPPDWLLVVDESHMSIPQVVGMYKNDRTRKEILVDFGFRLPSALDNRPLTFEEFESSINQVIYMSATPGPYELERSERVVEQLIRPTGVVDPRIVVRPTDGQIDDLLEEIRARAERGERALVTTLTKKMAEDLADYLRELGIKVQYLHSEVDTLERVQILRDLRLGVFDVLVGINLLREGLDLPEVTLVAILDADKEGFLRSSWSLIQMIGRAARNTAGGVVMYADRITDSMRAAIDETDRRRAIQEAYNREHGIEPTTISKEIHDINERLHAVAERTEVYRPGSSPHAPGELPATTRAQVERLIAQMEAEMKSAAKQLEFERAVALRDEIQSIRLRVLEEDASAQVARAVERVVRGPARGTRPGSTASRPAARLEVTSVTVLPAAEEPATTLGPTGGEGDAATEDGSAGDGTAADWLPGIRDEHDEDAGWQARWLDRPTWDRTVTPNVIHRTGTRSPHRRRR, from the coding sequence GTGCCCGATTTCCAGCTCGTCGCGGATTTCGTCCCGACCGGCGACCAACCAGCCGCCATCGAACGGCTCGTCGACGGGCTCGGACGAGGCCTTCGCCACCAGACGCTGCTGGGGGCCACGGGGACGGGGAAGACGTTCACCGTGGCTCAGGCGATCGCCCGCCACAAGCGGCCCACGCTCGTGCTCGCCCACAACAAGACGCTCGCCGCCCAGCTCTACGCGGAGTTCCGCGAGTTCTTCCCGAACAACGCCGTCGAGTACTTCGTCAGCTACTTCGACTACTACCAGCCGGAGGCGTACCTCCCGCGCTCGGACACGTACATCGAGAAGGATTCGAGCCGCAACGACGAGATCGACAAGCTGCGCCACGCGGCGACCCACGCCCTCTTCGAGCGACGGGACGTCATCATCGTCGCCTCCGTCAGCTGCATCTACGGTCTCGGCGCCCCGGTGGACTACGGCGCGACGGTCCTCCGCCTCCGGGTCGGCGGTCAGTATCGGCGCGACGCGGTGCTCCGCCACCTCGTCGACCTCCAGTACCAGCGCAACGACGCCACGATCCAGCGCGCCCGGTTCCGCGTTCGAGGCGACACGCTCGAGCTCCAGCCGGCCTCCGAGGACCGACTCGTGCGGGTCGAGTTCTTCGGTGACGAGGTGGAGCGGATCAGCGAACTCGATCCGCTCACCGGCGAGCTCCTCGCGGAACGGAAGGAGATCAACGTCTATCCCGCCACCCACTTCGTCACCCCGGCGGACAAGCTCGGCGAGGCCCTCGTCGACATCGAGGCGGAGATGGAGACACGCGTCGGCGAGATGGAGGCGGCGGGCCGGATCCTCGAGGGCGCGCGACTCCGGCAGCGGACGACATTCGACCTCGAGATGATGCGCGAGCTCGGCTACTGCTCGGGCGTCGAGAACTACTCGCGACACCTGTCGCGACGGTCCGCCGGCAGCCGGCCGTGGACGCTCCTTGACTACTTCCCACCGGACTGGCTCCTCGTCGTCGACGAGAGCCACATGTCGATCCCGCAGGTGGTCGGCATGTACAAGAACGATCGGACGCGCAAGGAGATCCTCGTCGACTTCGGCTTCCGGCTGCCGTCCGCGCTCGACAACCGGCCGCTCACCTTCGAGGAGTTCGAGTCGAGCATCAACCAGGTCATCTACATGAGCGCGACGCCCGGGCCGTACGAGCTCGAACGGAGCGAACGGGTCGTCGAACAGCTCATCAGGCCGACCGGCGTCGTCGACCCCCGGATCGTGGTCCGGCCGACCGACGGCCAGATCGACGATCTCCTCGAGGAGATCCGGGCGAGAGCCGAACGCGGCGAGCGGGCGCTCGTGACGACGCTCACGAAGAAGATGGCGGAGGACCTCGCCGACTATCTCCGCGAGCTCGGGATCAAGGTCCAGTATCTCCACAGCGAGGTCGACACGCTCGAACGCGTCCAGATCCTCCGCGACCTCCGGCTCGGCGTGTTCGACGTCCTCGTCGGCATCAACCTCCTCCGTGAGGGCCTCGATCTACCGGAGGTCACCCTGGTCGCGATCCTCGACGCGGACAAGGAGGGCTTCCTCCGAAGCTCGTGGTCGCTCATCCAGATGATCGGTCGGGCTGCCCGGAACACGGCCGGCGGGGTCGTCATGTACGCCGACAGGATCACCGATTCGATGCGCGCGGCCATCGACGAGACGGACCGCCGTCGCGCGATCCAGGAGGCGTACAACCGGGAGCACGGGATCGAGCCGACGACGATCAGCAAGGAGATCCACGACATCAACGAGCGGCTCCATGCCGTCGCCGAGCGGACGGAGGTCTACCGACCGGGCTCGTCGCCCCATGCGCCGGGCGAGCTCCCGGCGACGACCCGCGCCCAGGTCGAGCGGCTCATCGCCCAGATGGAGGCCGAGATGAAGTCGGCGGCGAAGCAGCTCGAGTTCGAGCGCGCCGTGGCCCTCCGCGACGAGATCCAGTCGATCCGGCTCCGGGTCCTCGAGGAGGATGCCTCGGCGCAGGTCGCCCGGGCGGTCGAGCGGGTGGTCCGCGGACCCGCTCGCGGGACGAGGCCCGGTTCGACCGCATCCCGTCCGGCTGCGCGGCTCGAGGTGACGTCCGTCACGGTCCTGCCGGCGGCCGAGGAGCCGGCCACGACGCTCGGGCCGACGGGCGGCGAGGGCGATGCCGCCACGGAGGACGGGTCGGCGGGCGACGGCACCGCGGCCGACTGGCTCCCGGGGATCCGCGACGAGCACGACGAGGACGCGGGATGGCAGGCCCGCTGGCTCGACCGGCCGACGTGGGATCGGACGGTGACCCCGAATGTCATCCACCGGACGGGGACCCGATCGCCGCACCGCCGGCGGCGCTGA